In the genome of Buchnera aphidicola (Chaitophorus sp. 3695), one region contains:
- the holA gene encoding DNA polymerase III subunit delta, translating into MNHINLKKIINNIYKKKKYNYIIYGTKNILIQKYQDIILKTFNKINLINYKKIEIKNQKNWENFFYECKKKDFLFKKKIIILKIFTNNIQKKIIDKIKKNNILFKSNIILLILNEKNYKNIIKQNMENIFLHNFTFIPCFELNKEEFLNWIEEYLENNLIKNTAKIFLYKNYYSNIELLHQNLDMIALVFPNQEITINHIKKIIFTEETYTIFQWIHYLFLGKYKKSLLILNNLYKNKISPLSLIRYLENQIIILILLKKEKNYIKKKKILNEKRIWKNTQKFYIYASKKNNYKSLLKIIRYLTRIEVSIKKIKKKSIWIILKEISLMFN; encoded by the coding sequence ATGAATCATATAAATTTAAAAAAAATTATAAATAATATTTATAAAAAAAAAAAATATAACTATATAATTTATGGAACAAAAAATATTCTCATACAAAAGTATCAAGATATAATTTTAAAAACATTTAATAAGATAAATCTTATAAACTATAAAAAAATTGAAATAAAAAATCAAAAAAATTGGGAAAATTTTTTTTATGAATGTAAAAAAAAAGATTTTTTATTTAAAAAAAAAATAATTATTTTAAAAATATTTACTAATAATATACAAAAAAAAATTATTGATAAAATAAAAAAAAATAATATTTTATTTAAATCTAATATTATTTTATTAATTTTAAACGAAAAAAATTATAAAAATATTATTAAACAAAATATGGAAAATATTTTTTTACATAATTTTACTTTTATTCCATGTTTTGAATTAAACAAAGAAGAATTTTTAAATTGGATCGAAGAATATCTAGAAAATAATTTAATTAAAAATACAGCAAAAATTTTTTTATATAAAAATTATTATTCAAATATTGAATTATTACATCAAAATTTAGATATGATTGCGTTAGTTTTTCCAAACCAAGAAATTACTATCAATCATATAAAAAAAATAATTTTTACAGAAGAAACATATACAATATTTCAATGGATTCATTATTTATTTTTAGGGAAATATAAAAAATCTTTATTAATATTAAATAATTTATATAAAAATAAAATTTCTCCTTTAAGTTTAATAAGATACTTAGAAAATCAAATAATTATATTGATTTTGTTAAAAAAAGAAAAAAATTATATTAAAAAAAAAAAAATTTTGAATGAAAAAAGAATTTGGAAAAATACACAAAAATTTTATATTTATGCTAGTAAAAAAAATAATTATAAAAGTTTGTTAAAAATTATAAG